One window from the genome of Populus alba chromosome 15, ASM523922v2, whole genome shotgun sequence encodes:
- the LOC118051024 gene encoding protein indeterminate-domain 16 yields the protein MLANSSPSSLPSNPEPFFCLENGNSNNKRKRRPAGTPDPDAEVVSLSPKTLLESDRYVCEICNQGFQRDQNLQMHRRRHKVPWKLLKRETPVVRKRVFVCPEPSCLHHDPCHALGDLVGIKKHFRRKHSNHKQWVCEKCSKGYAVQSDYKAHLKTCGTRGHSCDCGRVFSRVESFIEHQDSCNMGRLRSESQSLQPAACLSRTASSPSPSSENNFSTAPWPPLIIPRPTTTSDHAMFFSPTMATDVVDKTDSSKSAAHYQNLELQLSTTSRNPPEVSVSPKRDDNHSTQLQLSIGSSDVSDRNESNITYTNKDHAGKSFPGESNNSPKPELGASNLKEQAREQLRMAMADKIYAEEARQQAKRQIELAEQEFANAKRIRQQAQAELGKAQALRQHAIKQINSTILQITCHACKQKFHARTATDENSLVFSYMSSSITEGEVEHNNGIGLAKTSNR from the exons ATGTTAGCCAATAGCTCTCCCTCTTCACTTCCGTCAAATCCTGAGCCATTTTTTTGCTTGGAAAATGGGAATAGCAATAACAAGAGGAAAAGGAGGCCAGCGGGAACACCAG ATCCAGATGCAGAGGTGGTTTCTTTATCGCCAAAAACACTATTGGAATCCGATCGTTACGTTTGTGAGATCTGCAACCAAGGGTTTCAAAGAGACCAAAACCTACAGATGCATAGAAGAAGGCATAAGGTCCCATGGAAGTTACTAAAGAGAGAGACCCCAGTTGTAAGGAAACGTGTATTCGTATGTCCAGAGCCTAGTTGCTTGCACCATGACCCTTGTCACGCGCTTGGTGATCTTGTTGGAATAAAGAAACATTTTCGAAGAAAACACAGCAATCACAAACAATGGGTTTGTGAAAAATGCTCTAAGGGTTATGCTGTTCAATCTGATTACAAAGCTCATCTCAAAACCTGTGGCACCCGTGGACATTCTTGTGATTGCGGCCGTGTTTTTTCCag agttgagAGTTTTATTGAACACCAAGATAGCTGCAATATGGGGCGACTCCGATCAGAATCACAGTCGCTACAACCGGCTGCATGCTTGTCTAGAACTGCTTCAAGTCCAAGTCCATCTAGTGAGAACAATTTTAGTACAGCTCCTTGGCCTCCTTTGATAATACCAAGGCCAACAACAACGAGTGATCATGCCATGTTCTTTAGCCCTACTATGGCTACAGATGTTGTGGATAAAACAGATTCTTCAAAAAGTGCTGCACACTACCAGAATTTGGAGCTTCAGCTTTCGACCACATCAAGAAATCCCCCTGAGGTCTCAGTTTCTCCCAAGAGAGATGATAATCATTCCACTCAGTTGCAGCTCTCAATTGGGTCAAGTGATGTTAGTGACAGAAATGAATCAAACATCACTTACACCAACAAAGATCATGCTGGCAAAAGCTTTCCTGGAGAGAGCAATAACAGTCCGAAACCTGAACTGGGTGCTTCAAACCTTAAAGAACAGGCACGGGAGCAGTTGAGGATGGCCATGGCGGATAAGATTtatgctgaagaagcaagacaGCAAGCGAAAAGACAGATTGAACTGGCAGAGCAAGAATTCGCCAATGCTAAGAGAATCAGGCAACAAGCTCAAGCGGAACTAGGCAAAGCACAAGCTTTGAGACAGCATGCAATAAAGCAAATCAACTCCACTATTCTACAAATCACTTGTCATGCTTGCAAACAGAAGTTCCATGCAAGAACAGCAACAGATGAAAACTCTTTGGTATTCAGTTACATGTCATCATCTATAACAGAAGGCGAAGTAGAGCACAATAATGGGATTGGTCTCGCAAAAACTTCTAACAGATGA